Proteins encoded by one window of Cyanobium sp. NS01:
- a CDS encoding MAPEG family protein: MTSLALPALVTLAGLSLYQGTALAVGRARFKHLVKPPAMDGPEPFQRAVRVQQNTLEQLVFFLPSYWLACLWSEAALANLLGILWVAGRVAYAVGYLQAPERRGPGFGISFLSAAGLWVLALIGAIRELG; encoded by the coding sequence ATGACGAGCCTCGCCCTGCCTGCCCTGGTGACCCTCGCGGGCCTCAGCCTCTATCAGGGCACGGCGCTGGCGGTGGGCCGGGCACGGTTCAAGCACCTGGTGAAGCCGCCGGCCATGGACGGCCCCGAGCCGTTCCAGCGGGCCGTGCGGGTGCAGCAGAACACCCTTGAACAGCTGGTGTTCTTTCTGCCCAGCTACTGGCTGGCTTGCCTCTGGAGTGAGGCGGCACTGGCCAACCTGCTGGGGATCCTCTGGGTCGCAGGCCGTGTGGCCTATGCCGTGGGCTACCTGCAGGCGCCTGAACGACGGGGCCCTGGCTTTGGCATCAGCTTTCTGAGTGCCGCAGGGCTTTGGGTGCTGGCCCTGATCGGTGCCATCCGCGAGCTGGGCTGA
- a CDS encoding SLC13 family permease, with product MPPLLEAVLAPQALITLAVMVLSVVLFIGSWIPAEVTGLLAVGLLMALGVLKPAEALEGFGSPALLTLVGLFALSAGLFRSGGLDRLRGLIGSDAVRSPRRMILLLAGVVGPVSAFVPNTPIVASLLPVIESWCHKRRIAPSKVLLPLSFATVLGGTLTLLGSSVNLLASEVSNTLGYGGFELFTFTPIGLGVWMAGSLAMVLLSDRFLPDRGNDDTDLARGFARSGYITEVEIPRGSELVGQSLLGSRLQRRFDVDVLELHRDQERFQPPLADRRLELGDRLVLRCTRNDLLRLQQEHTVVLAPTPEEGASSPPIPDAQNSQRMVEALLPAGSALAGSCLRDLRFRQRYNATVLALRRGSAVVRERLGKAQLQEGDVLLLQGPQDAIRGLLAGNDLVVLEQIEDDLPTVSRKRVALAIVGLSILLPSLQVLPLVASVLLGSVAMVVTGCLRPGELQRSIRLDVILLLGSLASFSVALQKTGLAEALAQALIRGLDAWPLYWALAVVFLFTTLLTEVMSNAASVAMLIPIAAQLALGLGMPPMAAIFAVLFGASQSFLTPVGYQTNLMVFGPGRYRFLDVARYGFPLTLLMTLLVPWLICRQFGL from the coding sequence TTGCCCCCCCTGCTAGAGGCCGTTCTCGCCCCCCAGGCCCTGATCACCCTGGCGGTGATGGTGCTGTCGGTGGTGCTGTTCATCGGCAGCTGGATTCCGGCGGAAGTCACCGGCCTGCTGGCCGTGGGGCTGCTGATGGCCCTGGGGGTGCTGAAGCCGGCCGAGGCCCTGGAGGGCTTCGGCAGCCCGGCCCTGCTCACCCTGGTGGGCCTGTTCGCCCTCTCGGCCGGCCTGTTCCGCTCGGGTGGCCTGGACCGGCTCCGGGGACTGATCGGCTCCGATGCCGTGCGCAGCCCCAGGCGCATGATCCTGCTGCTGGCTGGGGTGGTTGGACCGGTCTCGGCCTTTGTGCCGAACACGCCGATCGTGGCCTCATTGCTGCCGGTGATCGAGAGCTGGTGCCACAAGCGCCGGATTGCCCCCTCCAAGGTGCTGCTGCCCCTCTCCTTCGCCACGGTTCTGGGCGGAACCCTGACGCTGCTCGGCAGCTCGGTGAACTTGCTGGCCAGCGAGGTGAGCAACACACTGGGTTACGGCGGCTTCGAGCTGTTCACATTCACGCCCATCGGCCTGGGCGTGTGGATGGCGGGCAGCCTGGCCATGGTGCTGCTCTCGGATCGCTTCCTGCCGGATCGCGGCAACGACGACACCGATCTGGCCCGGGGCTTCGCCCGCAGCGGTTACATCACCGAGGTGGAGATTCCGAGGGGTTCGGAGCTGGTGGGCCAGTCGCTCCTTGGCAGCCGGCTGCAGCGACGCTTCGATGTGGACGTGCTGGAGCTGCACCGGGATCAGGAGCGTTTTCAGCCGCCCCTGGCCGACCGGCGCCTGGAGCTGGGCGATCGGCTGGTGCTGCGCTGCACCCGCAACGACCTGCTGCGGCTGCAGCAGGAGCACACGGTGGTGCTTGCGCCCACGCCGGAGGAGGGGGCCTCCAGCCCTCCGATTCCCGACGCCCAGAACAGCCAGCGGATGGTGGAGGCCCTGCTGCCGGCAGGCTCGGCCCTGGCGGGAAGCTGCCTGCGCGATCTGCGCTTCCGTCAGCGCTACAACGCCACCGTGCTGGCCCTGCGCCGCGGCAGCGCCGTGGTGCGGGAACGCCTGGGCAAGGCCCAGTTGCAGGAGGGCGATGTGCTCCTGCTGCAGGGACCACAGGATGCCATCCGCGGTCTGCTGGCCGGCAACGATCTGGTGGTGCTGGAGCAGATTGAAGACGACCTGCCCACCGTGAGCCGCAAGCGTGTGGCCTTGGCCATCGTGGGCCTGTCGATCCTGCTGCCGAGCCTGCAGGTGCTGCCCCTGGTGGCCTCTGTGTTGCTGGGCAGTGTGGCCATGGTGGTCACCGGCTGCCTGCGGCCAGGGGAGCTGCAGCGCTCGATCCGGCTGGATGTGATCCTGCTGCTGGGGTCTCTGGCCAGCTTCAGCGTGGCGCTGCAGAAAACGGGTCTGGCGGAGGCTCTGGCCCAGGCACTGATCCGAGGCCTGGATGCATGGCCGCTCTACTGGGCCCTGGCGGTGGTGTTCCTCTTCACCACCCTGCTCACCGAAGTGATGAGCAATGCCGCCAGCGTGGCGATGCTGATCCCGATCGCGGCTCAGCTGGCCCTGGGGCTGGGCATGCCACCGATGGCCGCCATCTTCGCCGTGCTGTTCGGGGCCAGCCAGAGCTTCCTCACCCCGGTGGGCTACCAGACCAACCTGATGGTGTTCGGACCGGGACGCTACCGCTTTCTCGATGTGGCCCGCTACGGCTTTCCGCTGACGCTGCTGATGACGCTGCTGGTGCCCTGGCTGATCTGCAGACAGTTCGGGCTCTGA
- a CDS encoding TrkA family potassium uptake protein has protein sequence MSNWWNWNPAESRALGSFAVIGIGRFGTALCLELSKGGADVLAIDNDPSAVDRINRQDPSITARKVESTDEEALRAAGVLDVTTVVVAMSEPIEVSVTATLIAKDSTGSQVKQVIARATNDLHMKMLQRVGADRVIFPSKMQGQRLGLELVRPNLLDRLRLDDRNSIEEIRVPGPFIGQSLRDLNLRKNFNVSVLAAGPDNQLTVNPPASHVLQKGELLVVMGATEDLAELPGS, from the coding sequence ATGAGCAACTGGTGGAACTGGAATCCAGCCGAGAGCCGGGCCCTGGGCAGCTTCGCGGTGATCGGGATCGGGCGCTTCGGCACGGCCCTCTGCCTGGAACTGAGCAAGGGCGGCGCCGACGTGCTGGCGATCGACAATGACCCCTCCGCCGTGGATCGGATCAACAGGCAGGACCCTTCGATCACGGCCCGCAAGGTGGAGAGCACCGATGAAGAGGCCCTGCGGGCCGCGGGGGTGCTCGATGTCACCACGGTGGTGGTGGCCATGAGTGAACCGATCGAGGTGAGTGTCACCGCCACCCTGATCGCCAAAGACAGCACAGGCAGCCAGGTGAAGCAGGTGATCGCAAGGGCCACCAACGACCTGCACATGAAGATGCTGCAGCGGGTCGGTGCCGACCGGGTGATCTTCCCCTCCAAGATGCAGGGCCAGCGGCTGGGGCTTGAGCTGGTGCGCCCCAACCTGCTGGACCGGCTTCGGCTCGACGACCGCAACAGCATCGAGGAGATCCGGGTTCCCGGACCGTTCATCGGTCAGTCGCTGCGGGATCTCAACCTGCGCAAGAACTTCAACGTGAGTGTGCTGGCCGCCGGGCCGGACAACCAGCTCACCGTGAATCCCCCCGCCTCCCATGTGCTGCAGAAGGGGGAACTGCTGGTGGTGATGGGCGCCACAGAGGATCTGGCCGAGCTGCCGGGGAGCTGA
- a CDS encoding NUDIX hydrolase yields MEVALAVLEQGGQWLIQLRDDIPGIVAPGAWGLFGGHLDPGESPAEAVRRELLEEIGWWPPAPLPFWFSHRNADRVAHVFRAPLPMPLQTLQLLEGQDMALACPAQLRSGRAWSPRLGEHRAIAPSLRCALEALQPPQ; encoded by the coding sequence GTGGAGGTGGCCCTGGCCGTGCTCGAGCAGGGCGGCCAGTGGTTGATCCAGCTGCGGGATGACATCCCCGGGATCGTGGCCCCTGGGGCCTGGGGACTGTTCGGGGGCCATCTCGACCCGGGTGAGAGCCCCGCAGAGGCGGTGCGCCGCGAGCTGCTCGAGGAGATCGGCTGGTGGCCCCCCGCCCCGCTGCCCTTCTGGTTCTCCCATCGCAATGCCGATCGGGTCGCCCATGTCTTCCGCGCCCCACTGCCGATGCCCCTGCAGACGCTCCAGCTCCTGGAGGGTCAGGACATGGCGCTGGCCTGTCCTGCTCAGCTGCGCAGCGGCCGGGCATGGAGTCCGAGGTTGGGGGAACACCGCGCCATCGCCCCCTCGCTCCGGTGTGCTCTCGAGGCCCTGCAGCCGCCGCAGTGA
- a CDS encoding calcium/sodium antiporter, with protein MTNLLPSLLQILLGILLLFGGGELFVAGSTAVALMLGIPQIVIGLTVVSLGTSAPELFVSLIATVQGNEAIAMSNVVGSNIFNVLVVLGMSALVMPLSVRSRLVRRDVPLLVALSMAVWGMASGSQLTWQAGVALLVGLLINLVWEIRTAGENPEEAGEFDASERLSALVAGLRLLGGLALLVVGSQVLVRGATTAALGLGVSQTVVGLTIVAAGTSMPELVTSLVATYRGKVDLAIGNVVGSNLLNLFLILGVCATASGGRGLAVDPVLIQRDLPVMVVTTLACLPIFWSHGQITRLEGGILVMLYALYLGEQVLSNSVSSLTDEYRLITLTAVVPLVLVFLVWQALRWRHERKAGV; from the coding sequence GTGACCAACCTGCTCCCCAGCCTCCTGCAGATCCTGCTGGGCATCCTGTTGCTGTTCGGTGGTGGCGAGCTGTTCGTGGCGGGGTCCACCGCGGTGGCCCTGATGCTGGGCATCCCCCAGATCGTGATCGGCCTCACGGTGGTGTCGCTGGGCACCAGCGCCCCGGAGCTGTTCGTGAGCCTGATCGCCACGGTGCAGGGCAACGAGGCCATTGCCATGAGCAATGTGGTGGGCAGCAACATCTTCAACGTGCTGGTGGTGCTCGGCATGAGTGCCCTGGTGATGCCCCTGAGCGTGCGCAGCCGCCTGGTGCGCCGCGATGTGCCCCTGCTGGTGGCCCTCTCGATGGCGGTCTGGGGTATGGCCAGTGGCAGCCAGCTCACCTGGCAGGCCGGCGTGGCCCTGTTGGTGGGACTGCTGATCAATCTGGTCTGGGAGATCCGTACGGCCGGGGAAAACCCCGAGGAGGCGGGGGAGTTCGACGCCAGCGAGCGCCTTTCGGCCCTGGTCGCCGGACTGCGCCTGCTGGGCGGGCTGGCGCTGCTGGTGGTGGGCTCCCAGGTGCTGGTGCGTGGGGCCACCACGGCCGCCCTGGGCCTTGGCGTCAGCCAGACGGTGGTGGGGCTCACGATCGTGGCGGCCGGTACGTCGATGCCGGAGCTGGTCACCTCGCTGGTGGCCACTTACCGCGGCAAGGTGGATCTGGCCATCGGCAATGTGGTGGGCAGCAATCTGCTCAACCTGTTCCTGATCCTCGGAGTCTGCGCCACGGCTTCAGGCGGCAGGGGCCTGGCGGTGGACCCCGTGCTGATCCAACGCGATCTACCGGTCATGGTGGTCACCACCCTGGCCTGTCTGCCGATTTTCTGGAGCCATGGCCAGATCACCCGGCTGGAGGGGGGGATCCTGGTGATGCTGTACGCGCTGTACCTGGGGGAGCAGGTGCTCAGCAACAGCGTCAGCAGCCTCACCGATGAATACCGACTGATTACCCTCACCGCCGTGGTGCCGCTGGTGCTGGTGTTTCTGGTGTGGCAGGCCCTGCGCTGGCGGCATGAGCGCAAGGCCGGAGTCTGA
- a CDS encoding DUF924 family protein — translation MTPAPDGAVSNPQALELLQFWFETIEPRLWFARDGAFDARVRQRFLPLTEQAAAGTLLRWGDEPLGALALVLLLDQLPRQIWRGSARAFSTDPEALALSQAAVARGWVATEPARARRQFWLMPMMHSEDLAVQEASLPLFARWSDPRTALFAQRHHAVIARFGRFPHRNQLLGRPSTPEETAFLLEPGSRF, via the coding sequence ATGACCCCTGCACCCGATGGCGCTGTCTCCAACCCTCAGGCACTGGAGCTGCTGCAGTTCTGGTTTGAGACCATCGAGCCCCGGCTGTGGTTCGCCAGGGATGGGGCCTTCGACGCCCGCGTGCGCCAGCGCTTCCTTCCGCTCACCGAACAGGCCGCCGCGGGAACGCTGCTGAGATGGGGGGACGAGCCACTCGGGGCTCTGGCCCTGGTGCTGCTTCTCGACCAGCTGCCACGCCAGATCTGGCGTGGCAGTGCCCGGGCCTTCAGCACGGACCCTGAGGCCCTGGCCCTCAGCCAGGCCGCCGTGGCGCGGGGCTGGGTGGCCACTGAGCCCGCCAGAGCCCGCCGGCAGTTCTGGCTGATGCCGATGATGCACAGCGAGGACCTGGCCGTGCAGGAAGCCTCCCTGCCCCTGTTCGCTCGCTGGAGCGACCCTCGCACCGCCCTGTTCGCCCAGCGGCACCACGCTGTGATCGCCCGCTTCGGGCGCTTCCCCCACCGCAACCAGCTGCTCGGGCGCCCCTCCACGCCGGAGGAGACGGCCTTCCTGCTGGAGCCGGGATCCCGTTTCTGA
- a CDS encoding TrkH family potassium uptake protein, whose product MPPPDIALQDSHLRRNARTGPWEALKRWRHALTVPQFAVVTGALVIAAGTLVISSPLCSSPEVGLWEALFTVTSAITVTGLTVIDIGTDLTLLGQVALAGLIITGGLGLMAITTFLQGFVQGHSGLRSRLDKGRALDEFGVGGIGPTFNSILVAGCWVMGLGTVLLYSFGFTDIANPLERFWASLFHAISAYNNAGFGLWSSSLERYRDNAVVNGVIATMIVVGGIGWRVMNDLWANRATWRGMRRLSLHTRLVLRSTLLLVLFGTLGLVFTESFATGGVVQSLGGLQRLQVSLFQSISTRTAGFSTLPLSVETISDAGLLLVIVLMFIGASPGGTGGGIKTTTFATLMATTRSTLQGKEEVVIHNRQIPDRVVMRAIGVTIASLIFVLLMALLLGLGPTASGAEGANSFNFLEKLFTCMSAFATVGLDLGVTAQLNRWGQLVLMVGMFVGRLGILLLLSALYGSRRQPRVGYPREDLYI is encoded by the coding sequence GACAGCCATCTGCGCCGCAACGCTCGCACCGGCCCCTGGGAGGCCCTGAAACGCTGGCGCCACGCCCTCACCGTGCCTCAGTTTGCGGTGGTCACCGGCGCTCTGGTGATCGCAGCCGGCACCCTGGTGATCTCCAGTCCGCTCTGCTCCTCGCCCGAGGTGGGGCTGTGGGAAGCGCTCTTCACCGTGACCTCCGCCATCACGGTCACGGGGCTGACGGTGATCGACATCGGCACCGACCTCACCCTGCTGGGGCAGGTGGCCCTGGCGGGCCTGATCATCACCGGCGGGCTGGGCTTGATGGCCATCACAACCTTCCTGCAGGGTTTCGTGCAGGGCCACTCCGGGCTGCGCTCCCGTCTTGACAAGGGCCGTGCCCTCGATGAATTCGGCGTGGGCGGGATCGGCCCCACCTTCAACAGCATCCTGGTGGCGGGCTGCTGGGTGATGGGTCTGGGCACCGTGCTGCTTTACAGCTTTGGCTTCACCGACATCGCCAACCCGCTGGAGCGGTTCTGGGCCTCGCTCTTCCATGCCATCAGCGCCTACAACAATGCGGGCTTCGGGCTGTGGAGCAGCAGCCTGGAGCGCTACCGCGACAACGCCGTGGTGAATGGTGTGATCGCCACGATGATCGTGGTGGGGGGAATCGGCTGGCGGGTGATGAATGACCTTTGGGCCAACCGCGCCACCTGGCGTGGCATGCGCCGACTCAGCCTGCACACACGCCTCGTGCTGCGCTCCACCCTGCTGCTGGTGCTGTTCGGCACCCTGGGCCTGGTGTTCACCGAATCCTTCGCCACGGGGGGCGTTGTCCAATCGCTCGGTGGGCTGCAGCGGCTTCAGGTCTCCCTGTTCCAGTCGATCAGCACCCGCACAGCGGGGTTCTCCACATTGCCCCTCTCGGTGGAAACGATCTCCGACGCCGGCTTGCTGCTGGTGATCGTGCTGATGTTCATCGGCGCCAGTCCGGGCGGCACCGGCGGTGGCATCAAGACCACCACCTTTGCCACCTTGATGGCCACCACCCGCTCCACCCTGCAGGGGAAAGAAGAGGTGGTGATTCACAACCGCCAGATTCCTGATCGGGTGGTGATGCGAGCCATCGGGGTCACGATCGCCTCGCTGATTTTCGTGTTGCTGATGGCCCTGCTGCTGGGCCTGGGACCCACGGCGAGTGGAGCGGAAGGAGCCAACAGCTTCAACTTTCTCGAAAAGCTGTTCACCTGCATGTCCGCCTTCGCCACCGTGGGGCTCGATCTGGGCGTCACGGCCCAGCTGAACCGCTGGGGCCAGCTGGTGCTGATGGTGGGAATGTTTGTGGGTCGGCTGGGCATCCTGCTGCTGCTCTCGGCGCTGTATGGAAGCCGCCGCCAGCCGCGGGTGGGCTACCCCCGCGAAGACCTCTACATCTGA
- a CDS encoding LysM domain-containing protein, translated as MFGLFGSLWVLGGLGTVLATAVLLPGARPALAQAAARPRQVTVKEGDTLEVIAGRHGVSVEALQRLNNISDPRTLQIDQVLKLPPATAARPAAKPAPAAKPAAVKPAAKAPATTAPATPTPATAPTQTKPAEPAEPQAAEATPAEKPQQGRWRYFGNTLVDWGSWKLHPGGLRVTVVQPAAEDVGASRARATAVAVQCSSLRQTWRVDGAWQAWAVPEPRSVGQQIVLDLCDEVQASPEGAIPPPAPAPGV; from the coding sequence TTGTTCGGGTTGTTCGGCAGCCTCTGGGTTCTGGGGGGGCTCGGGACAGTGCTGGCCACAGCGGTGCTGCTGCCCGGAGCCCGGCCCGCCCTGGCCCAGGCGGCCGCCAGGCCGCGTCAGGTCACGGTGAAGGAGGGTGACACCCTCGAGGTGATTGCCGGACGCCACGGGGTGTCCGTGGAGGCCCTGCAGCGTCTCAACAACATCAGCGATCCGCGCACCCTGCAGATCGATCAGGTGCTCAAGCTCCCCCCCGCCACCGCTGCGCGCCCCGCTGCCAAGCCGGCTCCAGCGGCGAAACCCGCTGCCGTCAAACCTGCCGCCAAGGCACCGGCCACCACGGCTCCTGCAACCCCCACCCCAGCCACTGCCCCCACCCAGACCAAGCCGGCTGAGCCGGCTGAGCCCCAGGCGGCCGAAGCCACCCCCGCTGAGAAGCCCCAGCAGGGCCGCTGGCGCTATTTCGGCAACACCCTTGTGGACTGGGGCAGCTGGAAGCTTCATCCCGGTGGGCTGCGGGTGACGGTGGTTCAGCCCGCCGCCGAAGACGTGGGGGCCTCCCGGGCCAGGGCCACGGCGGTGGCGGTGCAGTGCAGCAGCCTGCGCCAGACCTGGCGTGTGGATGGGGCCTGGCAGGCCTGGGCGGTGCCGGAGCCTCGCTCCGTGGGACAACAGATCGTGCTTGACCTCTGTGATGAGGTGCAGGCCTCGCCGGAGGGTGCCATTCCTCCTCCGGCTCCAGCCCCGGGGGTCTGA